The genomic DNA CTGGCTGTTGCTAGATAAAAGGTAGCCATTACATTGTCTGCTTGAGAGCGTGGGTTGAAGGTTCCCAAGACTGCTAACCCCTTATCTGTTTGGTGCAACTGACGAATGCGCTCTGCTTCTTTTCCGGCAAGCTCTAGATTGGCCTCGCTATTGGTCAGAATTTGACCGCCTTTGTAAAGTTGACGATCCTGTAAAGCGAGTGTCAAGTCGGCTTGCAGCAACCCAGCTGTCAAGTTTTCAACCACCGCAATAGACTGTTGTTGTTCCCCCAAGGATTGGGCAACAACTTGGGCCAGACTATTATCCTCACCATAGCCATACAGCAAGTCACTTAGATTAGCATGGCTGAGAATCTCCGCTTCCAGCTGATCCAGCTTGGCTGTGGCCTGTCTAGAGCTGGTTGATTTTGTTGACAGGCGAAGGGTCACTTCTCCTGTCTTTGCATAAGGGGCTAGTGTTGGATCTGTTTGGTTTTCAATCATGTCCGCCAAAATCGTCACTAACTGGCTCTCACCAATCCCAAAAAAACGCAAGACTCGGGAATAGAGCTGCTGGTTGGATTGACCAATAAGCGGCAGTAGGCTTTGTGCAAACATGGACTTGAGTTCTCCTGGAGGCCCAGGCAACACAACATAGGTCACCCCATCCTGCTCTATCAACCCACCTACTGCTAAACCAGTCGGATTTTGAAGAGCCTGACTTCCCGCAATAATCTGCGCTTGCCGCTCATTATTGGCAGTCCGAACTCGGCCTGGCCGGCTGGCAAAAAAGCGGTTCAGCCGCTCCATTGCTAGGGAATCAAATACCAACTCCCTCCCCAAAAATCGTGCCAAGGTCTGCTTGGTCAGGTCGTCCTCAGTTGGTCCCAAACCACCGCAAAGAACGACCATATTACTCCGCTTGCTGGCTACTTCAAGGGTTGATAATAAACGGCCTTCATTGTCACCAACTGCCGTATGAAAATAAACATCAATCCCTAGCTCCGCAAATTTCTCCGATAGAAATTGGGCGTTGGTGTTGACAATCTGTCCTGTCAAAATCTCTGTACCCACAGCGATTAGTTCTGCTTTCATATTCCTCCTCTGATTAGGTTACAGTTACCTGCTCATCTAGTCAGTTCGTAATGTATCGTCATTTTATCTTGTATCATTGTAACATAAAAAAGAAGAGATTGGGCTGGAAACTCTCCGTTAGGAGGTTTCCAGCCAGTTTCTTCGTTATTGTAGATAGTAAATAAGGAGCAAGCTGCTGTTTCCAAAAATGTGGAGGATGCTGGAAAAGTAGATATTTCGATTGGTTTTTAAAAATAAACCTGAGTAAACCAAGCCTGAACCTAGATAGCCCAGTAAACCTATCACTTCCCGTAATTCCCAGCTATGCAGATGACTGGCAGCAAATAGCAAACCAGACAAGCCTATTGCCACTGCCCTACCAAACCTATCCTCTAAGTAACTTGCTAAAAATTGCCGATAAAACAACTCTTCAACTATCGGACCTAGGATTCCCACAATAGGAATAATCATCCATGCGGGGTAGAGCTGAAGTATCTTCCCTATATTCCCTTCATTAGCCATAGTTACTGTACCACCTGCCAATTCCTGCAAGTAGGCCAGAATCAGGGAAAATACACCATCACAGCATATTGCCAAGGCATAGCCAAGAAGCAGAATAAGACAGGACTTCCACTTGTGCTGGACAATCCAGCCTAGCTTGTCTGCCAACTCTCTCCTCCAGACATACAGACCTAGGAGGGCCAAAGGGACATAAGCAGCAAGTTGAAATGGACCCCATACCGCTCTAGGGAGAAGCTGGTAACCATTCAGTAAAAAGATAAACGTGTAAAGGAAGAGAAAGACTAGAATTTCTTTCTTCGGGAGTGCCATAATACCACCTCTTTGAATAGTAATCGTGCAAGATCCCAAGAGGCAAGAACAATCACGACAGCGGTGAAGAAGAGCACCAAGGCTGACAAACTGCTCTCTGAAAATGGTAAGAGAAAGAGAAAACCAAACAGGAAGCTTAGGTAGAAAAGCAGCCGTTTAGACAGCTTGGCCTTGCCTCTTCCATTTGTTTCCAGATGAAGTAGCTGATCCAAAGATAGTTGATATTCTTCACTCAGTTTTTTCATGTAATCTAAGGCAGGCACCGTTCGGTCATTCTCCCAATTAGAAATCGTTTGGCGTGAAACGCCTAATTGCTCTGCCAAGACTTCCTGCGATAGATTGTGCGTCAGTCTTAGCTGCTTGATTGTGTTACCAATGGTCATCTTACTCCTCCAGTTTACACTTGTTTGAGCAGGTTACAAGACAAAATCCTTTGACTGCACTGTCAAATTTCTTTTACCTTACTCTTTTCCACTCGCAGCTGTCCTCATGATCATTGATGAGTCCTGCTGCCTGCAAGTAGGAATAGACACAGACAGGCCCGACAAACTTAAAGCCTCGTTTTTTCAAGTCTTTTGATATACCTTCTGACAAGTCATTCTTGGTCGGCACTTCTCGGAAGGACTTGACAGAGTTGTCAAGCGGTGTAAACTCTACCCAAGACCAGAGATAGTGGTCAAAGCTGCCAAATTCCTCCTGCACCTTGACAAAAGCCTGCGCATTGGCTCTGGTCGCATACAATTTAGCCTTGTGACGAATGATGTTGGGATTGTCGAGAAGCTTGTCCAGCTCCCCATCTGTCATAGCCGCGACTTTTTGAACATCGTAGTTGAAAAAAGCTGAGCGGAAAGCCTGGCGCTTGTTGAGAACCGTCTCCCAAGACAGTCCAGCTTGATAGGACTCCAAGCAGAGCAATTCAAAAAGTGCCTGTTCATCATGGAGGGGTTGGCCCCATTCTTGGTCATGATAGTCTACATATATTGGATTGGTCATCTTGACCCAACCACATCGTTTCATTGCACACTCCCTACTTCATCAGCATCTTGAGGGCTGATTTGATGTAATTCTCAGCCGTATCTGTCGTTCCTTCAAAGAATTTTTTAATTTTCTTGAGTTCGCTTGATCGATAGCCCAAGGCTTCCATGGCTTCCATGGCTTCGTCCAGAGCCAGATTGTTTGATAAGGCTGGTGCTGGTTGACTAAGAGTTTCCGATTCAGCCATGACAAACTTACCTTCTAGGTCTAGGAGCATCTGCTGGGCTGTTTTTTTCCCGATTTTTGGAAACTTGGTTAAGTAACTGATGTTTTTTTGTTCAATCGCACGCACCAGACCTTCATTATCATCTACGGCAATAATGGCTAAAGCCGTTGTTGGCCCAATACCCGATACCGAAATCAGACTGAGAAAAACATTTTTTTCAGCTTCAGTAGCAAAACCGTAAAGAAGGTGGGCATCTTCGCGTATCACTTGGTGAAGATAGACTGTCATATCTTGCTGAACCTTTCCTGAAAAGGCGTAGGGGTTGGCGACATGGAGGATATATCCCAGTCCTCCAGTTTCAATGACAATGTACTTCGCAGTGATTTTAGTCAGTGTTCCTTTGATATAGTCGTACATAATTTTCCTTTACCATTCTGTCAACTTAGTTGACAGGTGTGTTTCTTTAGTATTTGCCAAGTTCTCGTAGACTGCTGTGGTTCTCTTGAATCCGACGGAACATTTTTTCCATATCAGATTTAGAAAAATGCACGAGTACAGGGCGCCCATGTGGGCAGTTGTATGGATTTTGGCAAGAAGCCAATTGGCGGAGAAGGTCACGCGCCGAGTAGTCATCCAGAGCGTGGTTCGCCTTGATAGACCGTTTGCAGGACATCATAATGGCAAGTTCAGCTCGGTATTGTTTGATGGATACCTGATTTGTTAGTAGTAACATATCGCACATCTCGTAGATGCCTGACTCAATCTCGTCTTCCTTCATCCAAATAGGGTGCTCCCGAAGAATAAATTGATTGCTACCGTACTCTTCTAGGTTGACACCAACTTGACGCAGGGCATCCATCCGCTGGCTGAGAAGAAGGGCATCATTCTGTGGAAATTCAAACATATAAGGCACCAGAAGCTGCTGGGCAGAGGCATCTACCTGACCAATCTTCTCTCGGTAGTACTCATATTTGACCCGTTCTTGTGCGGCGTGCTGGTCAATGATATAGAGCCCGTTCTTTCCTTGTGCAAAGAGATAGGTTCCATGCATCTGACCAAAATAGTCCAGCTCCGGAAAGGTTGAACTCTCCTCTCCTTCTAGGCGGTCAACTAGTTTAGCCAGTTCTTGCTGGGTGAGGGCGGGATGTTCCATGTCCTCCACTACTTGAGTTGGGCGCTGGGCAAACTTGATTGCCCTTGGCTGCTCCTCTTTTTGCTCTTCTTCCAAGGGTTTAATGGCTTCTGCAACCGTT from Streptococcus oriscaviae includes the following:
- the ruvA gene encoding Holliday junction branch migration protein RuvA, which codes for MYDYIKGTLTKITAKYIVIETGGLGYILHVANPYAFSGKVQQDMTVYLHQVIREDAHLLYGFATEAEKNVFLSLISVSGIGPTTALAIIAVDDNEGLVRAIEQKNISYLTKFPKIGKKTAQQMLLDLEGKFVMAESETLSQPAPALSNNLALDEAMEAMEALGYRSSELKKIKKFFEGTTDTAENYIKSALKMLMK
- a CDS encoding competence/damage-inducible protein A; its protein translation is MKAELIAVGTEILTGQIVNTNAQFLSEKFAELGIDVYFHTAVGDNEGRLLSTLEVASKRSNMVVLCGGLGPTEDDLTKQTLARFLGRELVFDSLAMERLNRFFASRPGRVRTANNERQAQIIAGSQALQNPTGLAVGGLIEQDGVTYVVLPGPPGELKSMFAQSLLPLIGQSNQQLYSRVLRFFGIGESQLVTILADMIENQTDPTLAPYAKTGEVTLRLSTKSTSSRQATAKLDQLEAEILSHANLSDLLYGYGEDNSLAQVVAQSLGEQQQSIAVVENLTAGLLQADLTLALQDRQLYKGGQILTNSEANLELAGKEAERIRQLHQTDKGLAVLGTFNPRSQADNVMATFYLATASLDGIITEEVALGGYSWPAIRQIACMNALDHVRKTL
- a CDS encoding CPBP family intramembrane glutamic endopeptidase, which gives rise to MALPKKEILVFLFLYTFIFLLNGYQLLPRAVWGPFQLAAYVPLALLGLYVWRRELADKLGWIVQHKWKSCLILLLGYALAICCDGVFSLILAYLQELAGGTVTMANEGNIGKILQLYPAWMIIPIVGILGPIVEELFYRQFLASYLEDRFGRAVAIGLSGLLFAASHLHSWELREVIGLLGYLGSGLVYSGLFLKTNRNIYFSSILHIFGNSSLLLIYYLQ
- a CDS encoding helix-turn-helix transcriptional regulator; this encodes MTIGNTIKQLRLTHNLSQEVLAEQLGVSRQTISNWENDRTVPALDYMKKLSEEYQLSLDQLLHLETNGRGKAKLSKRLLFYLSFLFGFLFLLPFSESSLSALVLFFTAVVIVLASWDLARLLFKEVVLWHSRRKKF
- a CDS encoding DNA-3-methyladenine glycosylase I; amino-acid sequence: MKRCGWVKMTNPIYVDYHDQEWGQPLHDEQALFELLCLESYQAGLSWETVLNKRQAFRSAFFNYDVQKVAAMTDGELDKLLDNPNIIRHKAKLYATRANAQAFVKVQEEFGSFDHYLWSWVEFTPLDNSVKSFREVPTKNDLSEGISKDLKKRGFKFVGPVCVYSYLQAAGLINDHEDSCEWKRVR